One part of the Anaeromyxobacter sp. Fw109-5 genome encodes these proteins:
- a CDS encoding PrdB family protein, with protein MATAEPKPLELSRYCVPFTPFQGKLEETSICLVSTAGVRHRDDAPFNTEGDATWRVIGSDVAAKDLRYDDTHYDHACVDRDLNCVFPIDRLHELAREGRVRGLTERHFSLGFSQALRELREKTIPALVREVDRERPGAVLLTGGURLCHRTVVTVQRAIEMVGIPTVVVTVEPEETRQARPPRALCPRGFVVGHSLGRPDDAALQKWILMDALGLLLADPRPGEVIERDYTSGE; from the coding sequence ATGGCCACCGCCGAGCCCAAGCCGCTCGAGCTCTCCCGCTACTGCGTGCCGTTCACGCCCTTCCAGGGAAAGCTCGAGGAGACCTCCATCTGCCTGGTCTCGACGGCGGGGGTGCGGCACCGCGACGACGCGCCGTTCAACACCGAGGGCGACGCCACCTGGCGCGTCATCGGGAGCGACGTCGCGGCGAAGGACCTCCGCTACGACGACACGCACTACGATCACGCCTGCGTGGATCGCGACCTGAACTGCGTGTTCCCGATCGATCGGCTCCACGAGCTCGCGCGCGAGGGGCGCGTGCGCGGGCTCACCGAGCGCCACTTCTCGCTCGGCTTCAGCCAGGCGCTGCGCGAGCTGCGGGAGAAGACCATCCCCGCCCTCGTGCGCGAGGTGGACCGCGAGCGCCCGGGCGCGGTGCTCCTCACCGGCGGCTGACGCCTGTGCCACCGCACGGTGGTCACCGTGCAGCGGGCGATCGAGATGGTGGGCATCCCCACCGTCGTGGTGACCGTCGAGCCCGAGGAGACCCGCCAGGCACGCCCGCCGCGGGCGCTCTGCCCGCGCGGCTTCGTCGTCGGCCACTCCCTCGGGCGGCCCGACGACGCGGCGCTGCAGAAGTGGATCCTGATGGACGCGCTCGGCCTCCTCCTCGCCGATCCGCGGCCGGGCGAGGTCATCGAGCGCGACTACACCAGCGGGGAGTGA
- a CDS encoding metallophosphoesterase, which yields MERRFGRRGFLKGAALVSAAGAVGAFPSGAAARQAAPTAERVTFQVPGLDPAHHGLRVAQLSDLHVGPRTPDHVVRAAIDEANAFSPDLVVLTGDYLSHSKRELEAMRALLGGLTAPTIAVLGNHDVWVDPRGAAAALRGHGYEVLENAWTSIRLRGAPFQVVGVGDHLTDRDDVRRAVRGLTGGPTPLVLAHGPRTARALERLGRPSLCLSGHTHGGQINIPIFTPLLLATVIREPYLRGRYALDGGVQLYVNRGIGMSGIRVRVNSPAEVTLATLQRAEPA from the coding sequence ATGGAGCGGAGATTCGGCCGGAGAGGGTTCCTGAAGGGCGCGGCGCTGGTGAGCGCGGCGGGTGCGGTCGGCGCGTTCCCGTCCGGCGCCGCCGCCCGGCAGGCCGCTCCCACCGCCGAGCGGGTGACCTTCCAGGTGCCGGGGCTCGACCCTGCCCATCACGGCCTGCGCGTGGCGCAGCTCTCGGACCTGCACGTCGGCCCGCGCACGCCCGATCACGTGGTCCGCGCCGCCATCGACGAGGCGAACGCCTTTTCGCCGGATCTCGTCGTGCTCACCGGCGATTACCTTTCCCACTCCAAGCGCGAGCTCGAGGCCATGCGCGCGCTCCTCGGCGGCCTCACCGCCCCGACCATCGCGGTGCTCGGGAACCACGACGTGTGGGTGGATCCGAGGGGCGCCGCCGCGGCGCTGCGCGGCCACGGCTACGAGGTCCTCGAGAACGCCTGGACGTCGATCCGTCTGCGGGGTGCCCCGTTCCAGGTCGTCGGCGTCGGCGATCACCTCACGGACCGCGACGACGTCCGCCGCGCGGTGCGGGGGCTCACCGGCGGCCCCACTCCCCTCGTGCTGGCCCATGGGCCCAGGACGGCGCGGGCCCTCGAGCGGCTCGGGCGCCCGAGCCTGTGCCTCTCCGGCCACACCCACGGCGGGCAGATCAACATCCCCATCTTCACGCCCCTGCTGCTCGCCACCGTGATCCGCGAGCCTTACCTGCGCGGCCGCTACGCGCTCGACGGCGGCGTGCAGCTGTACGTGAACCGCGGCATCGGCATGTCCGGCATCCGCGTCCGGGTGAACTCCCCCGCCGAGGTGACGCTGGCGACGCTCCAGCGTGCCGAGCCCGCCTAG
- a CDS encoding peroxiredoxin, with product MAAKPKPVWRLEVGDEAPDFELMATGNTAGKGDARRKIRLSDYRGKKNVVLAFYPAAYTPVUTVQMPSYEEDLSEFERRNAQVLGISTDQVHTNEAWAKSMGGLSFPLLSDHWPHGYVAALYGVLRGESGICERAIFVVDKQGKIAYVDIHDIAEQPPTDKIMAALDKLK from the coding sequence ATGGCAGCAAAGCCGAAGCCCGTCTGGCGGCTGGAGGTCGGCGACGAGGCGCCGGACTTCGAGCTGATGGCCACCGGCAACACCGCCGGTAAAGGGGACGCCCGGCGGAAGATCCGCCTGTCGGACTACCGCGGCAAGAAGAACGTGGTGCTGGCGTTCTACCCCGCCGCCTACACCCCCGTCTGAACCGTCCAGATGCCCTCGTACGAGGAGGATCTCTCCGAGTTCGAGCGGCGCAATGCCCAGGTCCTGGGCATCAGCACGGATCAGGTCCACACGAACGAGGCGTGGGCGAAGTCGATGGGCGGGCTGTCGTTCCCGCTCCTGTCCGATCACTGGCCGCACGGCTACGTGGCCGCCCTCTACGGCGTCCTGCGCGGCGAGAGCGGCATCTGCGAGCGCGCCATCTTCGTGGTCGACAAGCAGGGGAAGATCGCCTACGTCGACATCCACGACATCGCCGAGCAGCCGCCCACCGACAAGATCATGGCGGCGCTCGACAAGCTGAAGTGA
- a CDS encoding aldehyde dehydrogenase family protein — protein sequence MSRPATAPSATDPRRLDEAIARLRDGAPIWARASLPERIALARSMARGTARTAERAVAAACAAKGIAPGSPLAGEEWLSGPYVVLRQLRLVTRSLQALARHGNTPVGATGETEDGRLTVGVFPASPTDRALFLGVHAEVHFEEGVGERELHETRARFHKAPDHDGQVCLVLGAGNVNAIPPADVVTKLFNEGKVCILKMNPVNAYLGPILEEAFAEAIARGFLAVVYGGAEEGWHLAHHPGVDEVHITGSDRTHDLIVWGPPGPERAARMARGDPLLRKEITSELGNITPVLVVPGPWDARTLAAQAESIAGMVTHNASYNCIAGKMLVTARGWRQRDELLAAVERFVALVPPRRAWYPGSASSYHRLLDGRAGVRRVGEARPDELPWALVPGVEPDPDDAAFRQEPFCAVLWETSAGSADPLEYLDAAVTLANETLWGTLAAHIVVHPRTASDPAVRPALERAIRALRYGSVSVNCWAGYGFAFGTTPWGAYPGATLTDIQSGRGFVHNALMLERVEKSVVRHPAVTFPKPPYFPSHRTAQALGRGLTRLEARGLTALPAVVAAGLRG from the coding sequence ATGAGCCGACCCGCGACCGCCCCCTCCGCGACCGATCCGCGCCGCCTCGACGAGGCCATCGCGCGCCTCCGCGACGGCGCGCCGATCTGGGCGCGCGCCTCGCTCCCGGAGCGCATCGCGCTGGCACGCTCGATGGCCCGCGGCACGGCGCGGACGGCCGAGCGCGCGGTCGCGGCGGCGTGCGCGGCCAAGGGGATCGCGCCCGGGTCGCCGCTCGCGGGCGAGGAGTGGCTGAGCGGGCCCTACGTCGTCCTGCGGCAGCTCCGGCTCGTCACCCGCTCGCTGCAGGCGCTCGCGCGCCACGGGAACACGCCCGTCGGCGCGACGGGCGAGACGGAGGACGGCCGGCTGACGGTGGGGGTGTTCCCCGCGTCGCCCACCGATCGCGCGCTGTTCCTGGGCGTCCACGCCGAGGTGCACTTCGAGGAGGGCGTCGGCGAGCGCGAGCTCCACGAGACGAGGGCGCGCTTCCACAAGGCGCCGGACCACGACGGGCAGGTCTGCCTCGTGCTCGGCGCCGGGAACGTCAACGCCATCCCGCCCGCGGACGTCGTCACCAAGCTCTTCAACGAGGGGAAGGTCTGCATCCTCAAGATGAACCCGGTGAACGCCTACCTCGGGCCGATCCTGGAGGAGGCGTTCGCGGAGGCGATCGCGCGCGGCTTCCTCGCCGTCGTGTACGGCGGCGCGGAGGAGGGCTGGCACCTCGCGCACCACCCCGGCGTGGACGAGGTGCACATCACCGGCTCCGACCGCACGCACGACCTCATCGTGTGGGGACCGCCGGGCCCGGAGCGCGCCGCGCGGATGGCGCGGGGCGATCCGCTGCTGCGCAAGGAGATCACGAGCGAGCTCGGCAACATCACGCCGGTGCTGGTGGTGCCCGGCCCCTGGGACGCGCGGACGCTGGCGGCCCAGGCGGAGAGCATCGCCGGCATGGTCACGCACAACGCGTCCTACAACTGCATCGCCGGCAAGATGCTCGTCACGGCCCGCGGGTGGCGCCAGCGGGACGAGCTGCTCGCGGCGGTCGAGCGCTTCGTCGCGCTCGTGCCCCCTCGCCGCGCGTGGTACCCCGGGTCGGCCTCGAGCTACCACCGGCTCCTCGACGGCCGCGCCGGCGTCCGGCGGGTCGGCGAGGCCCGCCCCGACGAGCTCCCCTGGGCGCTGGTGCCCGGCGTGGAGCCGGACCCCGACGACGCGGCGTTCCGGCAGGAGCCGTTCTGCGCGGTGCTCTGGGAGACCTCTGCCGGCAGCGCCGATCCGCTCGAGTACCTCGACGCGGCGGTGACCCTCGCCAACGAGACGCTGTGGGGCACGCTCGCGGCGCACATCGTCGTCCATCCGCGCACCGCCTCCGACCCCGCGGTGCGGCCCGCGCTCGAGCGCGCCATCCGCGCCCTGCGCTACGGGTCCGTCTCGGTGAACTGCTGGGCGGGGTACGGCTTCGCGTTCGGCACGACGCCGTGGGGCGCCTACCCCGGCGCGACGCTCACGGACATCCAGAGCGGCCGCGGGTTCGTGCACAACGCGCTCATGCTGGAGCGCGTGGAGAAGAGCGTCGTCCGCCATCCGGCGGTGACGTTCCCGAAGCCGCCCTACTTCCCGAGCCACCGCACCGCGCAGGCGCTGGGGCGCGGGCTCACGCGGCTCGAGGCGCGCGGCCTCACCGCGCTGCCGGCCGTGGTCGCGGCGGGCCTCCGCGGCTGA
- a CDS encoding acyl-CoA thioesterase → MEPKPASASRVEVTHLVMPGDANSLGTAFGGMVMQWTDLAAGMAAMRHARLPVVTASLDQLSFLAPVRIGHMAILVAHVTAVFATSMEVNVEVSTEDPRTGERRRCCDAYLTFVALDDAGRPTRAPPLLTESEDERRREREARVRRASRLALRTALTGA, encoded by the coding sequence ATGGAGCCCAAGCCCGCCTCCGCCTCGCGCGTCGAGGTCACGCACCTCGTCATGCCGGGGGACGCCAACTCCCTCGGCACCGCCTTCGGCGGCATGGTGATGCAGTGGACCGACCTCGCCGCCGGCATGGCGGCGATGCGCCACGCGCGCCTGCCGGTCGTGACCGCGTCGCTCGACCAGCTCTCCTTCCTCGCCCCGGTGCGCATCGGGCACATGGCGATCCTGGTCGCGCACGTGACCGCGGTCTTCGCGACCTCCATGGAGGTGAACGTCGAGGTGTCCACCGAGGACCCCCGCACGGGCGAGCGGCGCCGCTGCTGCGACGCGTACCTCACCTTCGTCGCCCTCGACGACGCGGGCCGCCCGACGCGCGCTCCGCCGCTCCTGACGGAGAGCGAGGACGAGCGGCGGCGCGAGCGCGAGGCGCGGGTGAGGCGGGCGTCGCGGCTCGCGCTGAGGACCGCGCTGACGGGCGCCTAG
- a CDS encoding DUF1028 domain-containing protein, whose protein sequence is MTPALLALALGTFSIVAADPATGQIGVAVQSKFPAVGAIVPAARAGAGAIATQSLANGAWKAEGLRLLGDGVAPEEIVRRLVEADPDAQDRQLGVVDAKGRAATFTGSRCFAHASGLSGDGFAVQGNVLAGRAVVEAMARAYEAARDARKPLAERLLLALEAGQRAGGDRRGQESAALLVVKPGGGYGGAGDVWVDLRVDDHARPIAELRRLYEDVHQYYFGETRQALPLDAGRARRVQAALARTGFLKSKPSGAWDEASQRALEDFMGWENLEGRIRRDGTVDALVLDHLLRVARAKR, encoded by the coding sequence ATGACGCCTGCCCTGCTCGCGCTCGCCCTGGGGACCTTCAGCATCGTCGCGGCGGACCCCGCGACCGGCCAGATCGGCGTGGCGGTGCAGTCGAAGTTCCCGGCCGTCGGCGCGATCGTCCCGGCGGCCCGGGCCGGCGCGGGCGCGATCGCCACGCAGTCGCTCGCCAACGGCGCCTGGAAGGCGGAGGGCCTCCGGTTGCTCGGCGACGGCGTGGCGCCCGAGGAGATCGTGCGGCGGCTGGTCGAGGCGGATCCGGACGCGCAGGACCGGCAGCTCGGCGTCGTGGACGCGAAGGGCCGCGCGGCCACCTTCACCGGCTCGCGCTGCTTCGCGCACGCGAGCGGCCTCTCCGGCGACGGCTTCGCCGTGCAGGGGAACGTGCTCGCGGGACGGGCGGTGGTGGAGGCGATGGCCCGGGCGTACGAGGCGGCCCGCGACGCGCGCAAGCCGCTCGCGGAGCGGCTGCTGCTCGCGCTCGAGGCGGGCCAGCGCGCCGGCGGCGATCGACGCGGGCAGGAGAGCGCCGCGCTCCTCGTCGTGAAGCCCGGCGGCGGCTACGGCGGCGCCGGCGACGTGTGGGTGGATCTGCGGGTGGACGATCACGCGCGCCCGATCGCCGAGCTGCGCCGGCTCTACGAGGACGTGCACCAGTACTACTTCGGCGAGACGCGGCAGGCGCTGCCGCTCGACGCCGGCCGCGCCCGCAGGGTGCAGGCCGCCCTCGCCAGGACCGGGTTCCTGAAGTCGAAGCCGTCCGGCGCCTGGGACGAGGCGAGCCAGCGCGCGCTCGAGGACTTCATGGGGTGGGAGAACCTCGAGGGACGCATCCGCCGGGACGGCACCGTCGACGCGCTCGTGCTGGACCACCTGCTGCGCGTGGCGCGCGCGAAGCGGTGA
- a CDS encoding FHA domain-containing protein yields MVKSFLLSWLARKYSGADLAGFERDQPEDWLVWEAGPWRPPSAGRDTMLAAPVARQASVGESLAIALSARDGGPTVRLGRAPQNDVVVDDGTLSRNHLVLRRAGDGGWTIEDAGSSNGSRVNGLRLGRAPVRLEPGARIEAGAVRFTFYDASTLYLRLRGAA; encoded by the coding sequence ATGGTGAAGAGCTTTCTCCTCTCGTGGCTCGCGAGGAAGTACTCGGGGGCCGATCTCGCCGGGTTCGAGCGCGATCAGCCCGAGGACTGGCTCGTGTGGGAGGCCGGACCGTGGCGACCGCCGTCGGCCGGCCGGGACACCATGCTCGCCGCCCCGGTGGCGCGGCAGGCGTCGGTGGGCGAGTCGCTCGCCATCGCGCTGAGCGCGAGGGACGGCGGACCGACGGTGCGGCTCGGGCGGGCGCCCCAGAACGACGTCGTCGTGGACGACGGCACCCTCTCGCGCAACCACCTCGTGCTGCGCCGTGCCGGTGACGGCGGGTGGACCATCGAGGACGCCGGGTCGTCGAATGGCAGCCGGGTGAACGGCCTGCGGCTGGGCCGGGCCCCGGTCCGGCTCGAGCCGGGCGCGCGCATCGAGGCCGGCGCGGTGAGGTTCACCTTCTACGACGCCTCGACGCTGTACCTTCGCCTGCGCGGCGCGGCCTGA
- a CDS encoding DUF4388 domain-containing protein — MLQADLATFPLAELFQWLDQSRRSGVVELDVGEGAPFWLHVVDRRIVAAARPPAEPGGLGALARWSHGEPQETLWPEACADRIVDLFLTPSSGRLTLVADAAGFEGGVRIDLGLGQMALEGLRRLDEWPELERRYPSDSAALAAEPGGSRPRTPGQRALLEAARQRASIAEARLALGLSRPAVLRRIEALRELGLARVEGVSSHADPVASLAAKARLLVQARQFDEAAIVLHGLLAADPSDRRVRDLLREAEREHVAALYGELSPVAIPGLVSGPASLDLPAARRLSSTEREVAVRLNGVWDVAGVALASPLREVETLKALRKLVRLGLVTLRERGC; from the coding sequence ATGCTCCAGGCCGATCTCGCGACCTTCCCGCTCGCCGAGCTCTTCCAGTGGCTCGATCAGAGCCGCCGGTCGGGGGTGGTGGAGCTCGACGTCGGGGAGGGGGCGCCCTTCTGGCTGCACGTCGTCGATCGGCGCATCGTGGCGGCCGCACGGCCGCCCGCCGAGCCCGGGGGACTCGGGGCGCTCGCCCGCTGGTCGCACGGCGAGCCCCAGGAGACGCTGTGGCCCGAGGCGTGCGCCGACCGGATCGTCGATCTGTTCCTGACGCCTTCGTCGGGCCGCCTCACCCTCGTCGCGGACGCGGCGGGGTTCGAGGGCGGCGTGCGGATCGATCTCGGGCTCGGGCAGATGGCGCTCGAGGGGCTGCGCCGGCTCGACGAGTGGCCGGAGCTCGAGCGGCGCTACCCGAGCGACTCCGCGGCCCTCGCGGCCGAGCCGGGCGGCTCGCGGCCGCGCACCCCCGGGCAGCGCGCGCTGCTCGAGGCCGCTCGCCAGCGGGCCTCCATCGCGGAGGCGCGCCTCGCGCTCGGCCTCTCCCGCCCGGCGGTGCTCCGGCGGATCGAGGCGCTCCGCGAGCTCGGGCTCGCGCGGGTCGAGGGCGTCTCCTCGCACGCGGATCCGGTGGCGTCGCTCGCGGCGAAGGCGCGGCTGCTCGTGCAGGCGCGGCAGTTCGACGAGGCCGCGATCGTCCTCCACGGTCTCCTGGCGGCCGATCCATCCGACCGCCGCGTGCGCGACCTGCTCCGCGAGGCGGAGCGCGAGCACGTGGCGGCGCTGTACGGAGAGCTCTCGCCGGTCGCGATCCCGGGGCTCGTCTCCGGGCCGGCCTCGCTCGACCTGCCGGCGGCGCGGCGGCTCAGCTCGACCGAGCGGGAGGTCGCGGTTCGCCTGAACGGCGTCTGGGACGTGGCCGGCGTGGCGCTCGCGAGCCCGCTGCGCGAGGTGGAGACGCTGAAGGCGCTCCGGAAGCTCGTGCGGCTGGGGCTGGTGACGCTCCGCGAACGCGGCTGCTAG
- a CDS encoding helix-turn-helix domain-containing protein, with amino-acid sequence MDLLTRFAGNVRRLRAKKKLSQKALADKVGISVSYVSMLERGQRSPPLETIEKMAKALGVPPANLLGK; translated from the coding sequence ATGGATCTCCTGACGCGGTTCGCCGGTAACGTGCGGCGCCTCCGGGCGAAGAAGAAGCTTTCGCAGAAGGCGCTGGCCGACAAGGTCGGGATCTCCGTTTCGTACGTCTCCATGCTCGAGCGCGGGCAGCGCTCGCCGCCGCTCGAGACCATCGAGAAGATGGCCAAGGCGCTGGGCGTCCCGCCCGCCAACCTGCTCGGCAAGTGA